One Raphanus sativus cultivar WK10039 unplaced genomic scaffold, ASM80110v3 Scaffold3666, whole genome shotgun sequence DNA window includes the following coding sequences:
- the LOC108823090 gene encoding nudix hydrolase 15, mitochondrial isoform X2, whose protein sequence is MFLLHRRLPLLARTTLLCSFMEPALTASSSFGGSSRLAALAQQLRMYKPPPSSSFENDDEETQADQESAGKVVSQVGFQESMTPVPKDPERFKPKRAAVLICIFEGDEGDLRVILTKRSSRLSTHSGEVSLPGGKAEEGDKDDGMTATREAEEEIGLDPSLVDVVTSLEPFLSKHLLRVIPVIGILKDKNTFNPKPNPAEVEAVFDAPLEMFLKDENRRSEEREWMGEKYLIHYFDYRTGDKDYTIWGLTAGILIRAASVTYKRPPAFIEQCPKFKYPKMN, encoded by the exons atgttTTTACTCCATCGCAGGCTTCCTTTACTTGCACGCACAACCCTCCTCTGCAGTTTCATGGAGCCTGCGTTGACTGCATCATCCTCTTTCGGTGGGTCTTCTCGACTCGCCGCCTTGGCCCAGCAACTGCGCATGTACAAGCCACCGCCTTCTTCATCGTTCGAAAACGATGATGAGGAGACGCAGGCGGATCAGGAGAGCGCAGGGAAGGTGGTTTCTCAGGTTGGGTTTCAGGAATCCATGACTCCGGTTCCGAAAGATCCTGAGAGGTTCAAACCGAAGCGAGCGGCTGTGCTGATCTGTATCTTCGAAGGAGACGAGGGCGATCTTCGCGTCATCCTCACTAAGAGGTCTTCCAGATTGTCTACTCACTCGG GAGAAGTTTCACTGCCGGGTGGTAAAGCAGAGGAGGGTGATAAAGATGATGGGATGACTGCTACCAGAGAGGCCGAGGAAGAGATTGGTTTAGACCCTTCTCTTGTTGATGTTGTCACTTCTCTCGAACCATTTCTGTCCAAG CATCTCCTCAGAGTAATACCTGTGATAGGAATCTTGAAGGACAAAAACACATTCAATCCAAAACCAAATCCTGCGGAAGTGGAAGCTGTGTTTGATGCACCTTTGGAAATGTTCCTCAAG GATGAGAACAGAAGATCCGAAGAGAGAGAGTGGATGGGAGAAAAGTATTTGATCCACTACTTTGATTATCGAACCGGAGATAAAGATTATACGATATGGGGTCTAACTGCCGGGATTTTGATCAGAGCTGCATCTGTGACTTATAAAAGACCACCTGCTTTCATCGAGCAGTGCCCTAAGTTTAAGTACCCTAAAATG AACTAG
- the LOC108823090 gene encoding nudix hydrolase 15, mitochondrial isoform X3 — protein MFLLHRRLPLLARTTLLCSFMEPALTASSSFGGSSRLAALAQQLRMYKPPPSSSFENDDEETQADQESAGKVVSQVGFQESMTPVPKDPERFKPKRAAVLICIFEGDEGDLRVILTKRSSRLSTHSGEVSLPGGKAEEGDKDDGMTATREAEEEIGLDPSLVDVVTSLEPFLSKHLLRVIPVIGILKDKNTFNPKPNPAEVEAVFDAPLEMFLKDENRRSEEREWMGEKYLIHYFDYRTGDKDYTIWGLTAGILIRAASVTYKRPPAFIEQCPKFKYPKM, from the exons atgttTTTACTCCATCGCAGGCTTCCTTTACTTGCACGCACAACCCTCCTCTGCAGTTTCATGGAGCCTGCGTTGACTGCATCATCCTCTTTCGGTGGGTCTTCTCGACTCGCCGCCTTGGCCCAGCAACTGCGCATGTACAAGCCACCGCCTTCTTCATCGTTCGAAAACGATGATGAGGAGACGCAGGCGGATCAGGAGAGCGCAGGGAAGGTGGTTTCTCAGGTTGGGTTTCAGGAATCCATGACTCCGGTTCCGAAAGATCCTGAGAGGTTCAAACCGAAGCGAGCGGCTGTGCTGATCTGTATCTTCGAAGGAGACGAGGGCGATCTTCGCGTCATCCTCACTAAGAGGTCTTCCAGATTGTCTACTCACTCGG GAGAAGTTTCACTGCCGGGTGGTAAAGCAGAGGAGGGTGATAAAGATGATGGGATGACTGCTACCAGAGAGGCCGAGGAAGAGATTGGTTTAGACCCTTCTCTTGTTGATGTTGTCACTTCTCTCGAACCATTTCTGTCCAAG CATCTCCTCAGAGTAATACCTGTGATAGGAATCTTGAAGGACAAAAACACATTCAATCCAAAACCAAATCCTGCGGAAGTGGAAGCTGTGTTTGATGCACCTTTGGAAATGTTCCTCAAG GATGAGAACAGAAGATCCGAAGAGAGAGAGTGGATGGGAGAAAAGTATTTGATCCACTACTTTGATTATCGAACCGGAGATAAAGATTATACGATATGGGGTCTAACTGCCGGGATTTTGATCAGAGCTGCATCTGTGACTTATAAAAGACCACCTGCTTTCATCGAGCAGTGCCCTAAGTTTAAGTACCCTAAAATG TGA
- the LOC108823090 gene encoding nudix hydrolase 15, mitochondrial isoform X1 has protein sequence MFLLHRRLPLLARTTLLCSFMEPALTASSSFGGSSRLAALAQQLRMYKPPPSSSFENDDEETQADQESAGKVVSQVGFQESMTPVPKDPERFKPKRAAVLICIFEGDEGDLRVILTKRSSRLSTHSGEVSLPGGKAEEGDKDDGMTATREAEEEIGLDPSLVDVVTSLEPFLSKHLLRVIPVIGILKDKNTFNPKPNPAEVEAVFDAPLEMFLKDENRRSEEREWMGEKYLIHYFDYRTGDKDYTIWGLTAGILIRAASVTYKRPPAFIEQCPKFKYPKMVEKHTCMP, from the exons atgttTTTACTCCATCGCAGGCTTCCTTTACTTGCACGCACAACCCTCCTCTGCAGTTTCATGGAGCCTGCGTTGACTGCATCATCCTCTTTCGGTGGGTCTTCTCGACTCGCCGCCTTGGCCCAGCAACTGCGCATGTACAAGCCACCGCCTTCTTCATCGTTCGAAAACGATGATGAGGAGACGCAGGCGGATCAGGAGAGCGCAGGGAAGGTGGTTTCTCAGGTTGGGTTTCAGGAATCCATGACTCCGGTTCCGAAAGATCCTGAGAGGTTCAAACCGAAGCGAGCGGCTGTGCTGATCTGTATCTTCGAAGGAGACGAGGGCGATCTTCGCGTCATCCTCACTAAGAGGTCTTCCAGATTGTCTACTCACTCGG GAGAAGTTTCACTGCCGGGTGGTAAAGCAGAGGAGGGTGATAAAGATGATGGGATGACTGCTACCAGAGAGGCCGAGGAAGAGATTGGTTTAGACCCTTCTCTTGTTGATGTTGTCACTTCTCTCGAACCATTTCTGTCCAAG CATCTCCTCAGAGTAATACCTGTGATAGGAATCTTGAAGGACAAAAACACATTCAATCCAAAACCAAATCCTGCGGAAGTGGAAGCTGTGTTTGATGCACCTTTGGAAATGTTCCTCAAG GATGAGAACAGAAGATCCGAAGAGAGAGAGTGGATGGGAGAAAAGTATTTGATCCACTACTTTGATTATCGAACCGGAGATAAAGATTATACGATATGGGGTCTAACTGCCGGGATTTTGATCAGAGCTGCATCTGTGACTTATAAAAGACCACCTGCTTTCATCGAGCAGTGCCCTAAGTTTAAGTACCCTAAAATGGTAGAGAAACATACTTGTATGCCTTAA
- the LOC108823090 gene encoding nudix hydrolase 15, mitochondrial isoform X4, producing the protein MEPALTASSSFGGSSRLAALAQQLRMYKPPPSSSFENDDEETQADQESAGKVVSQVGFQESMTPVPKDPERFKPKRAAVLICIFEGDEGDLRVILTKRSSRLSTHSGEVSLPGGKAEEGDKDDGMTATREAEEEIGLDPSLVDVVTSLEPFLSKHLLRVIPVIGILKDKNTFNPKPNPAEVEAVFDAPLEMFLKDENRRSEEREWMGEKYLIHYFDYRTGDKDYTIWGLTAGILIRAASVTYKRPPAFIEQCPKFKYPKMVEKHTCMP; encoded by the exons ATGGAGCCTGCGTTGACTGCATCATCCTCTTTCGGTGGGTCTTCTCGACTCGCCGCCTTGGCCCAGCAACTGCGCATGTACAAGCCACCGCCTTCTTCATCGTTCGAAAACGATGATGAGGAGACGCAGGCGGATCAGGAGAGCGCAGGGAAGGTGGTTTCTCAGGTTGGGTTTCAGGAATCCATGACTCCGGTTCCGAAAGATCCTGAGAGGTTCAAACCGAAGCGAGCGGCTGTGCTGATCTGTATCTTCGAAGGAGACGAGGGCGATCTTCGCGTCATCCTCACTAAGAGGTCTTCCAGATTGTCTACTCACTCGG GAGAAGTTTCACTGCCGGGTGGTAAAGCAGAGGAGGGTGATAAAGATGATGGGATGACTGCTACCAGAGAGGCCGAGGAAGAGATTGGTTTAGACCCTTCTCTTGTTGATGTTGTCACTTCTCTCGAACCATTTCTGTCCAAG CATCTCCTCAGAGTAATACCTGTGATAGGAATCTTGAAGGACAAAAACACATTCAATCCAAAACCAAATCCTGCGGAAGTGGAAGCTGTGTTTGATGCACCTTTGGAAATGTTCCTCAAG GATGAGAACAGAAGATCCGAAGAGAGAGAGTGGATGGGAGAAAAGTATTTGATCCACTACTTTGATTATCGAACCGGAGATAAAGATTATACGATATGGGGTCTAACTGCCGGGATTTTGATCAGAGCTGCATCTGTGACTTATAAAAGACCACCTGCTTTCATCGAGCAGTGCCCTAAGTTTAAGTACCCTAAAATGGTAGAGAAACATACTTGTATGCCTTAA
- the LOC108818662 gene encoding bet1-like protein At4g14600, producing MASNPHRGGAGGSLYGGAAPYRSRDGLSTRSATGSEEIQLRIDPMHSDLDDEITGLHGQVRQLKNIAQEIGSEAKFQRDFLDELQVTLMRAQAGVKNNIRKLNLSIIRSGNNHIMHVVLFALLCFFILYMWSKMFKR from the exons ATGGCATCGAACCCTCACAGAGGCGGTGCGGGTGGTTCTCTTTACGGAGGTGCCGCTCCATACAGATCCAG AGATGGGCTTAGCACTAGAAGTGCTACAGGTTCAGAGGAAATCCAGCTTAGGATTGATCCCATGCACTCTGACCTAGATGATGAGATCACTGGTCTCCATGGCCAAGTCAGGCAATTGAAAAAT ATTGCTCAAGAAATTGGGTCAGAAGCTAAGTTTCAGAGGGACTTCTTAGATGAACTG CAAGTGACATTGATGAGAGCGCAAGCAGGGGTGAAGAACAACATAAGGAAACTGAACTTGAGCATCATACGTAGTGGGAACAACCACATCATGCACGTGGTTCTTTTCGCGCTCCTCTGCTTCTTTATCCTCTACATGTGGTCCAAAATGTTCAAAAGATGA
- the LOC108818660 gene encoding 50S ribosomal protein L34, chloroplastic-like, translated as MASSLSISIGASASSRLRHPSSSNGKISVPSATLSLGTGSRRGAFSLSCSKSPSASSQLLHCSFLSSSLSLASSFSGLSIAFDLSSGTSGLSSQKRRGLVVRAGKAALCQTKRSRSRKSLARTHGFRLRMRTTSGRATIKRRRAKGRWNLCPKSNPSSGKRA; from the exons atggcTTCTTCCTTATCCATCTCCATTGGAGCTTCGGCTTCGTCGCGTTTACGTCATCCTTCTTCATCGAACGGGAAGATTAGCGTCCCTTCCGCCACGCTTTCTCTCGGCACTGGTTCGAGACGGGGAGCGTTTTCTCTCAGCTGTTCAAAATCCCCATCAGCTTCTTCTCAGCTGCTCCATTGCTCCtttctctcttcatctctctcccTCGCATCTTCGTTTTCTG GTTTGTCCATTGCATTTGATCTCAGCAGTGGAACCAGTGGTCTGAGTAGCCAGAAGCGCAGAGGGCTTGTGGTGAGAGCTGGAAAAGCTGCTCTGTGTCAAACGAAGAGGAGCAGGTCAAGAAAGTCTCTTGCTAGGACTCATGGTTTCCGTTTGAGGATGAGAACCACCAGTGGTAGAGCCACCATCAAGCGCCGACGTGCCAAGGGACGTTGGAATCTATGCCCTAAGTCCAACCCTAGCAGCGGCAAACGTGCTTGA